In Planctomycetia bacterium, one DNA window encodes the following:
- a CDS encoding tetratricopeptide repeat protein produces MKQFACLAAFALAVSAIGCSKTPIANVEITESSQPKTPLSSQHMHIAVMNANMTDSSGEFDQDKWSKLTADMIQSYLERAAEQNNIPIKLVDREHLKMTMGEKDLAAAGVTDSGDSVAAAQVQGASAILTSKVTVKIDKQVGKKRTIDAMSLAAGAWSRGGFGAGSVDTEQVDEEARNITVSCQFQIKDPATNEVIISHNGMPSQEFTKTSASPFFGSSKTEADMSPRDQVIGGMIEHHAQDFLAKFIPMSRRTDITVKPSSDKNSIAGVNALVADDYEGALASFKQAIAADPTDHKSCFGAGVACEKLGRRDEARKYYKQAKSYDNDDPQYKAAVARIERM; encoded by the coding sequence ATGAAGCAGTTTGCCTGTCTCGCCGCTTTCGCCCTTGCGGTTTCGGCTATCGGCTGTTCCAAGACGCCGATAGCCAACGTCGAGATCACCGAAAGCTCGCAGCCCAAGACGCCGCTGTCGAGTCAGCACATGCACATCGCGGTGATGAACGCCAACATGACGGACTCCAGCGGTGAGTTCGATCAGGACAAATGGTCGAAGCTGACAGCCGACATGATCCAGTCCTATCTGGAGCGCGCGGCCGAGCAGAACAACATTCCGATCAAACTCGTTGACCGAGAGCATCTCAAGATGACGATGGGCGAGAAGGACCTCGCCGCTGCCGGCGTGACCGACAGCGGAGACTCCGTCGCCGCGGCGCAGGTCCAGGGCGCCAGTGCGATCCTGACGAGCAAAGTCACGGTCAAAATCGACAAACAGGTCGGCAAGAAGCGCACCATCGATGCGATGTCGCTGGCGGCCGGGGCGTGGAGTCGCGGCGGGTTCGGGGCCGGCTCGGTCGATACCGAGCAGGTGGACGAAGAGGCCCGCAACATCACGGTGAGTTGCCAGTTTCAGATCAAGGATCCGGCGACCAATGAAGTGATTATTTCGCACAACGGCATGCCGTCGCAGGAATTTACCAAGACGTCCGCCAGCCCGTTCTTCGGGTCGTCGAAGACCGAGGCCGACATGTCGCCGCGCGATCAGGTCATTGGCGGCATGATTGAACATCACGCCCAGGATTTCCTCGCGAAATTCATCCCCATGTCGCGCCGAACGGACATCACCGTGAAGCCCAGCAGCGACAAGAACAGCATCGCCGGAGTCAATGCGCTGGTTGCCGACGATTACGAAGGCGCGCTCGCAAGCTTCAAGCAGGCCATCGCCGCCGATCCGACCGATCACAAGTCGTGCTTCGGCGCGGGCGTGGCGTGCGAGAAGCTCGGCCGCCGCGACGAGGCCCGAAAGTACTACAAGCAGGCGAAGTCCTATGACAACGACGATCCGCAGTACAAAGCCGCCGTCGCGAGAATCGAGCGGATGTGA
- the rsmD gene encoding 16S rRNA (guanine(966)-N(2))-methyltransferase RsmD, giving the protein MRVIAGIHRGRPLVAPPGLATRPILDRVKVALFDWLGARLAMPGQLPALHVLDLYSGAGSLGIEAVSRGAASVTFVERDPAALQCLRENLQALKINGATVVPTAAETLLARPPQPNSAYGLIFVDPPYPLSEKVEAGAPIVRVFERLGDQVPIEADSTLVWRHDIRFSAPPRMAGRWHAHEARSYGTMTITLYRPFAVEGA; this is encoded by the coding sequence ATGCGCGTCATCGCTGGGATACATCGTGGCCGGCCGCTTGTTGCGCCGCCGGGACTGGCGACGAGGCCGATCCTTGATCGGGTCAAAGTCGCGTTGTTCGACTGGCTGGGGGCGCGGTTGGCGATGCCCGGGCAGTTGCCGGCATTGCACGTGCTTGACCTGTATAGCGGCGCAGGGTCGCTGGGAATCGAAGCGGTTTCGCGCGGAGCCGCTTCGGTGACATTCGTAGAACGCGATCCGGCTGCGCTTCAATGCCTGCGTGAAAATCTCCAGGCGCTGAAAATCAACGGCGCGACCGTTGTCCCCACGGCTGCCGAGACGCTCCTGGCCCGACCGCCGCAGCCAAACAGCGCGTATGGTCTCATCTTCGTTGATCCGCCCTATCCGTTGAGTGAGAAAGTCGAGGCCGGCGCGCCGATTGTCCGAGTGTTCGAGCGGCTTGGAGACCAGGTGCCGATCGAAGCCGATTCGACCCTGGTCTGGCGGCACGATATTCGCTTTTCCGCACCGCCGCGAATGGCCGGCCGTTGGCATGCCCACGAAGCTCGCTCTTACGGTACGATGACCATCACCTTGTACCGACCATTTGCTGTTGAGGGAGCGTAA
- a CDS encoding glycosyltransferase family 39 protein, with amino-acid sequence MHASAPPRPTRIDVARPSLVPSPIRGLKSVEPVPSLRSVGHVSPTEAAQQSRRWRTSFCCMLLGAVVFVVHAPTWGDWIALTPDSFMFLTAARSLAQTGALPPEQPQCPPGFFYVLAPFLRFSDTPWLAIRIAASLASAAAAIMTYVLIKRRLSRIDALFAGLAVATSGCLLQQSVNLLSEFAYLPFSLLALWLIRRMSDALLAPGPYWRRAAWAGAATAACLLVRSIGIGLLIAGAVMCLLHIRKSPRKAMAALLLFAAPTALSLGAWELRQAAYPPTRHYTDIWSRPLSRERLDVSGLRLQAERLFRYGPARLDALKSLVVPEHVGWRFFQSPWNHPTSWAIGGLLIVWCAVRLLKRPAAEDAYFLITLGIISVWPYQEGMRLAAPLLPIAWCYVVEIVAAVRQRIHQSGRIRLAHGTMLAAIVIVASAAALERVHLQKSFAILAAKSSARLESGRNLAIWLDSRVLPGAGLICVTDQQSDAKLTAIAANYLGRRAIAQFRDVDGAEAQAVLRELKRNGPLLVESSILELRLSSPTVALRPSSTAATSQATDGFILLSPNQIEHWPEKQ; translated from the coding sequence ATGCACGCTTCCGCCCCACCGCGCCCGACCCGAATCGACGTCGCACGACCCAGTCTTGTTCCGTCGCCGATTCGGGGCTTGAAGAGCGTCGAGCCGGTACCCAGCTTACGCTCCGTGGGGCACGTTTCACCGACCGAAGCGGCGCAACAATCCCGGCGCTGGCGGACGTCGTTCTGTTGCATGCTGCTCGGTGCGGTTGTGTTCGTCGTTCACGCTCCCACGTGGGGCGATTGGATCGCGCTGACGCCCGACAGCTTCATGTTCCTGACCGCTGCTCGCAGCCTCGCGCAAACGGGCGCGCTGCCGCCCGAACAGCCGCAATGCCCTCCGGGCTTCTTCTATGTGCTCGCGCCCTTTCTGCGATTCAGCGACACGCCGTGGCTCGCGATTCGCATCGCGGCGTCGCTTGCATCCGCCGCTGCGGCGATAATGACGTACGTATTAATCAAGCGGCGATTGAGCCGGATCGACGCGCTGTTCGCAGGTCTCGCCGTCGCCACCAGTGGGTGTCTCCTTCAACAATCAGTGAACCTGTTGTCGGAATTCGCTTACCTGCCGTTCTCGCTGCTCGCACTCTGGCTGATCCGCCGCATGAGCGATGCTCTGCTCGCACCCGGACCGTACTGGAGGCGGGCGGCTTGGGCCGGCGCGGCGACGGCGGCATGCCTGCTTGTGCGGTCGATCGGCATCGGACTGCTGATCGCCGGAGCGGTGATGTGTCTCCTGCATATTCGAAAGTCCCCACGAAAGGCGATGGCGGCTCTCCTGCTCTTCGCGGCGCCGACCGCCCTGTCGCTCGGCGCATGGGAACTTCGCCAAGCGGCCTATCCTCCGACGCGCCATTACACCGACATCTGGTCAAGGCCGCTTTCCAGAGAACGACTCGACGTCTCCGGGCTGCGGCTCCAGGCCGAGCGGCTGTTTCGCTACGGCCCCGCGCGGCTTGACGCGCTGAAGTCGCTCGTCGTTCCAGAGCACGTCGGCTGGCGATTTTTCCAGTCGCCGTGGAATCATCCTACGTCATGGGCCATCGGCGGCCTGTTGATCGTCTGGTGCGCGGTGCGACTGCTCAAGCGCCCCGCCGCGGAAGACGCATATTTTCTCATCACACTCGGAATAATCTCGGTTTGGCCCTATCAGGAGGGCATGCGGCTGGCCGCCCCGCTGCTGCCGATTGCCTGGTGCTACGTCGTTGAAATCGTGGCCGCCGTGAGGCAGAGAATACACCAGTCAGGGCGAATCCGCCTCGCACATGGCACGATGTTGGCGGCAATCGTGATTGTCGCGTCCGCCGCCGCGTTGGAACGTGTCCACCTTCAGAAGTCATTTGCGATCCTCGCGGCCAAATCCTCCGCACGACTTGAATCCGGGCGCAATCTCGCCATTTGGCTTGACTCGCGCGTGCTGCCGGGCGCCGGTCTGATTTGTGTGACCGATCAGCAAAGCGACGCCAAACTGACCGCCATCGCGGCGAATTATCTCGGCCGTCGGGCGATTGCACAGTTTCGAGACGTGGACGGTGCCGAAGCGCAGGCTGTTCTCCGCGAACTGAAGCGCAACGGGCCGCTGCTGGTGGAAAGCTCAATCTTGGAACTTCGGCTTTCTTCTCCAACCGTTGCCTTGCGCCCCTCCTCCACCGCCGCCACTTCGCAGGCAACTGATGGATTCATACTTCTGTCGCCTAATCAGATCGAACATTGGCCCGAAAAGCAATAG
- a CDS encoding transposase: protein MQEHAGGGSGRRLGPGNDKAEARWLLTETAQKLRPKYLYADAGYDAEWVHTYCRETWGVRSYIPPAVHRRDGGVNGRYRSQMTRLPKRYGRRWHVESFFSGLKRTMGSHLNARTERGLFTEAAIRVLAYTLRR, encoded by the coding sequence CTGCAAGAGCATGCTGGCGGCGGGTCTGGTCGTCGGCTGGGGCCGGGCAACGACAAGGCTGAAGCGCGCTGGCTCCTGACGGAAACCGCCCAGAAGCTGCGCCCGAAGTATTTGTACGCGGATGCCGGCTACGATGCGGAGTGGGTTCATACGTACTGTCGTGAGACGTGGGGCGTGCGCAGTTACATCCCGCCGGCGGTGCATCGCCGCGATGGCGGCGTGAACGGTCGCTACCGATCGCAGATGACGCGGCTGCCGAAGCGGTATGGTCGTCGCTGGCATGTCGAGTCCTTCTTCAGCGGGCTCAAACGCACCATGGGATCGCACCTGAACGCCCGCACAGAACGCGGTCTGTTCACCGAAGCAGCGATCCGCGTCCTGGCCTACACCCTCCGGCGATAG
- the aceE gene encoding pyruvate dehydrogenase (acetyl-transferring), homodimeric type translates to MNDFERFDTDPVETQEWLDSLRAVIAHQGQTRAGYLMTVLRDYAYARGMPVPFSANTPYVNTIPVDQQPKYPGDRAIERRLKSLLRWNAMALVVRANRRSSGIGGHISTYASAATLLEVGFQHFFRANTPERSGDQIYFQGHASPGIYARAYLLGRLTAQQMHNFRRELQPGGGLSSYPHPWLMPNFWEFPTVSMGLGPLSAIYQARFNRYLQDRGLAQTEHCRVWAFLGDGEMDEPESMGAITLASREGLDNLIFVVNCNLQRLDGPVRGNGSIVQELEAAFRGAGWNVIKVLWGDDWDPLFEADTDHLLPALMARTVDGEWQRYSTETGAYIREKFFGTHPKLLQLVEHLSDKQLQKLRLGGHDPEKVYAAYDRAVRPNGKPTVILARTIKGYGLGEAGEGKNITHQQKKLNEEELRVFRDRFEIPVSDKDLKDAPFYRPPENSPELQYLRDQRAKLGGYIPRRVVRAHPLEEPSEKCFNEFYSGSGGREVSTTMAFVRILARLLEDKKVGRLIVPIVPDESRTFGMDALFQKYAIYAHFGQKYEPVDRKQLMYYREETNGQILQEGITEAGSLASFSAAGTAYVTHGVNTIPFFVFYSMFGFQRVGDSIWAHADMRGRGFLMGATAGRTTLAGEGLQHQDGNSHLLASTVPNIVTYDPAFAYELAVIIRDGIRRMYEKQEDVFYYITIGNEPYVMPAMPGGCEEGILRGMYLYQRGERKRNWPHVHLLGSGAILNEVIRAQAILAERYKVVADVWSVTSYLQLRRDALSAERWNRLHPSAKPRRGYFEQQMASDPAPIVAASDYVKTVAEQVARWAPAGFCPLGTDGFGRSEAREDLRRHFEVDAESIVVAALHQLVARGTIDAKAVEDAIRTFGLDPEGRDPATA, encoded by the coding sequence ATGAATGACTTTGAACGCTTCGACACCGACCCGGTCGAAACCCAGGAATGGCTCGACTCGCTTCGCGCCGTGATCGCTCATCAGGGGCAGACCCGGGCGGGTTACCTGATGACCGTGCTGCGCGATTACGCCTACGCCCGGGGGATGCCGGTTCCTTTCAGCGCGAACACACCGTACGTCAATACGATTCCAGTTGATCAGCAGCCGAAGTACCCCGGGGACCGGGCGATCGAACGGCGGCTCAAGAGCCTGTTGCGATGGAACGCCATGGCGCTCGTTGTTCGTGCGAACCGTCGCTCCAGCGGAATCGGCGGTCACATTTCGACGTATGCCAGCGCGGCAACGCTGCTGGAAGTCGGTTTTCAGCATTTCTTCCGAGCCAACACGCCGGAGCGATCCGGTGACCAGATCTACTTTCAGGGGCACGCATCGCCTGGTATTTATGCACGCGCCTATTTGCTGGGCCGTCTGACGGCGCAGCAGATGCACAATTTCCGCCGCGAGCTTCAGCCCGGCGGCGGGCTGTCCAGTTATCCGCACCCCTGGCTCATGCCGAATTTCTGGGAGTTTCCGACGGTCTCGATGGGCCTCGGCCCGCTCTCGGCGATCTACCAGGCACGCTTCAACCGTTACCTTCAGGACCGCGGGCTGGCGCAGACCGAACACTGTCGCGTCTGGGCCTTTCTTGGCGACGGCGAAATGGACGAGCCGGAAAGCATGGGTGCGATCACCCTGGCCTCGCGCGAGGGGCTGGACAATCTCATCTTTGTCGTGAATTGCAACCTGCAACGGCTGGACGGTCCGGTTCGCGGCAACGGCAGCATCGTGCAGGAACTGGAGGCCGCTTTTCGCGGCGCCGGGTGGAACGTTATCAAAGTGCTATGGGGCGACGACTGGGATCCGCTGTTCGAGGCCGACACCGACCATTTGCTGCCCGCGCTGATGGCGCGGACCGTGGATGGCGAGTGGCAGCGGTACAGCACCGAAACGGGTGCGTACATTCGTGAAAAGTTTTTCGGCACGCATCCCAAATTGCTCCAACTCGTTGAGCATCTTTCAGACAAGCAGTTGCAAAAGCTGCGGCTCGGCGGGCACGACCCGGAGAAAGTCTATGCCGCCTATGACCGGGCCGTGCGCCCGAACGGCAAACCGACCGTCATCCTCGCACGGACGATCAAGGGCTACGGTTTGGGTGAGGCAGGCGAAGGCAAAAACATCACACACCAGCAGAAGAAGCTGAACGAAGAAGAGCTGCGGGTTTTCCGAGACCGGTTTGAGATCCCCGTCTCGGACAAAGATCTGAAAGACGCGCCGTTCTATCGCCCACCGGAAAACAGCCCTGAGCTGCAATACCTTCGTGATCAGCGCGCCAAGCTCGGCGGCTACATCCCGCGGCGGGTCGTGCGGGCACATCCGCTCGAGGAACCGTCCGAGAAATGCTTCAACGAGTTCTACAGCGGCAGCGGGGGGCGCGAAGTCTCAACCACGATGGCGTTTGTGCGCATCCTGGCACGGCTGCTGGAAGACAAAAAGGTGGGGCGGCTGATCGTGCCGATCGTGCCTGACGAGTCGCGCACGTTCGGCATGGACGCGCTGTTTCAAAAGTACGCCATCTACGCGCACTTCGGACAGAAGTACGAGCCGGTCGATCGCAAGCAGTTGATGTATTACCGTGAGGAGACCAACGGACAGATACTTCAGGAAGGCATCACCGAGGCCGGCTCGCTGGCATCGTTCAGCGCCGCGGGCACCGCGTACGTCACGCACGGCGTCAACACGATTCCATTTTTCGTTTTTTATTCGATGTTCGGATTCCAGCGTGTGGGCGACAGCATCTGGGCGCATGCCGACATGCGTGGTCGCGGGTTTCTCATGGGCGCGACGGCCGGTCGCACAACGCTTGCCGGCGAGGGTTTGCAGCATCAGGATGGCAACAGCCACCTGCTTGCGAGTACGGTGCCGAACATCGTGACGTATGACCCGGCGTTCGCGTACGAGCTGGCGGTCATCATCCGTGACGGCATTCGCCGAATGTATGAGAAACAGGAAGACGTGTTTTATTACATCACCATTGGCAACGAGCCGTACGTGATGCCGGCGATGCCCGGAGGCTGCGAAGAGGGTATTCTTCGCGGCATGTACCTCTACCAGCGCGGCGAACGTAAACGAAACTGGCCGCACGTGCATCTGTTGGGCAGCGGAGCGATCCTGAACGAAGTCATCCGGGCGCAGGCGATCCTCGCGGAGCGGTACAAGGTCGTGGCGGATGTGTGGAGCGTGACGAGTTACCTGCAACTGCGGCGAGACGCGCTTTCGGCGGAGCGGTGGAATCGACTACATCCATCGGCCAAGCCGCGGCGAGGCTATTTCGAGCAGCAAATGGCATCGGATCCGGCGCCCATCGTGGCGGCCAGTGATTACGTCAAGACCGTGGCGGAGCAAGTGGCGAGATGGGCGCCGGCGGGGTTCTGTCCGCTGGGCACCGATGGATTCGGCCGCAGCGAGGCGAGAGAAGACCTGCGGCGGCATTTTGAGGTGGATGCCGAGTCGATCGTGGTGGCCGCGCTGCATCAACTGGTGGCGCGAGGTACGATCGATGCGAAAGCCGTCGAAGACGCCATTCGCACCTTCGGGCTTGATCCGGAAGGACGCGACCCCGCGACGGCATGA
- a CDS encoding class I SAM-dependent methyltransferase, producing MLPAEAGYDLWAEIYDEEDNPLIQLEQPRVIAQMGDVRGLTIADVGCGTGRHTQWLVAAGASVIGLDFSRGMLERARAKPGCANVDFRQHDLSAPLPFTDSEIDRIVCGLVLEHVSELGFVFAEFRRVLRPGGFAVVSNLHPAMMLRGVSARFTDPRTGVQTRPRSCTHTISDYVNAALQAGLALDHLSEHAVDAALAARSPRSEKYLGWPLLLLMRAARPIE from the coding sequence GTGTTACCCGCCGAGGCGGGATATGACCTCTGGGCCGAGATTTATGACGAAGAAGACAACCCCCTGATCCAGTTGGAACAGCCCCGCGTCATCGCCCAGATGGGTGACGTTCGCGGGCTGACCATTGCGGACGTCGGTTGCGGGACCGGTCGGCATACGCAATGGCTGGTGGCGGCCGGGGCGAGTGTGATCGGATTGGATTTCTCGCGTGGCATGCTGGAAAGGGCGCGGGCCAAGCCGGGCTGTGCAAACGTGGATTTTCGGCAGCATGACCTGTCGGCCCCCCTTCCATTCACGGACAGCGAAATCGACCGGATTGTCTGTGGCCTGGTGCTGGAGCACGTTTCGGAATTGGGTTTCGTGTTTGCGGAGTTTCGCCGTGTGCTGCGTCCGGGCGGTTTCGCCGTGGTCTCGAATCTGCATCCAGCGATGATGCTCCGGGGAGTGTCGGCGCGGTTCACCGATCCGCGGACGGGCGTTCAGACTCGGCCGCGCAGTTGTACGCACACGATCAGCGACTACGTGAACGCGGCGTTGCAGGCGGGCCTGGCGTTGGATCATTTGAGCGAGCACGCGGTCGATGCGGCGCTGGCGGCGCGTTCGCCGCGATCGGAGAAGTACCTGGGCTGGCCCCTGCTGCTGCTGATGCGAGCGGCGCGGCCGATTGAATAA
- a CDS encoding HYExAFE family protein, which translates to MTPRRSHYEMAFESYLNQRGTAYVAVEDVKHLAGKGRTGAKAFDYIIYPPGSGPCLVDVKGRKIASRKAAEDCRTNNWVTRGDLDGLALWQEAFGPDCKAMFVFAFWLAGLPQETQLVINGSPLFNFAGRRYSFWLAPLTEYAAQVKVRSMRWDTVSVPREQFATLSKPLEKCWLAAPC; encoded by the coding sequence GTGACCCCGCGTCGTAGCCATTACGAAATGGCGTTCGAGAGTTACCTCAATCAGCGCGGCACGGCGTACGTCGCGGTGGAGGATGTCAAGCATCTCGCCGGGAAAGGGCGGACCGGGGCGAAGGCGTTTGATTACATCATTTATCCGCCGGGCAGCGGGCCTTGCCTCGTCGATGTCAAAGGCCGCAAGATCGCCTCGCGCAAGGCCGCCGAGGATTGCCGCACCAACAACTGGGTCACGCGCGGCGACCTGGACGGCCTGGCCCTCTGGCAGGAGGCGTTTGGGCCCGATTGCAAAGCGATGTTCGTCTTCGCCTTCTGGCTGGCGGGACTGCCGCAGGAGACGCAACTGGTCATCAACGGATCGCCGCTGTTCAACTTCGCGGGACGTCGCTACAGCTTCTGGCTCGCGCCGCTGACGGAATACGCGGCGCAGGTGAAGGTACGTTCCATGCGATGGGATACCGTCAGCGTGCCGCGTGAACAGTTCGCGACGTTGAGCAAGCCCCTTGAGAAATGCTGGCTGGCCGCGCCATGTTGA
- a CDS encoding CCA tRNA nucleotidyltransferase, which translates to MSSRPARPLSPAERQTLTPRGAALRVVRALQTAGHVAYFAGGCVRDMLLGKRPDDYDVATSAEPREVIRLFRRTQQVGAKFGVVLVRIGPYAIETATFRTDGDYADGRRPAAVRFTDARHDAARRDFTINGMFYDPIARCVIDHVDGQNDLKRRVIRAIGSPDRRFAEDHLRLLRAIRFAARLDFEIERGTWAAMREHAPAIARISPERIWTELIAMFEHPRRAKAFSLLHRSGVLFHLWPQAQALRGHENLIEDWLGELPVRSSADLCLAVVLHAMSRAKVGESCDALRCSNQTRRTVTWVHEKQNALNEPGRLTLADLKLLMAHEAFGDLVSMFAARLRATEQSLAPYRRIRARIRAIPQQDVAPRPLLTGDDLARLNVPRGPIYKKVLDQVYYAQLNGELSTRESAHRYALELLGKET; encoded by the coding sequence ATGTCCTCCCGCCCTGCTCGGCCACTTTCACCTGCCGAACGACAGACGCTCACGCCCCGCGGCGCGGCGCTGCGGGTCGTCCGCGCCTTGCAAACGGCGGGCCATGTCGCCTACTTCGCCGGCGGCTGCGTGCGCGACATGCTGCTGGGCAAACGGCCCGACGACTACGACGTGGCCACCTCGGCAGAGCCGCGCGAGGTCATCCGTCTGTTCCGGCGGACGCAGCAAGTCGGCGCGAAGTTCGGCGTCGTCCTGGTTCGAATCGGGCCGTACGCCATCGAGACGGCGACCTTTCGCACCGACGGGGACTACGCCGACGGCCGCCGCCCTGCCGCCGTGCGATTCACCGACGCGCGGCACGATGCGGCGCGGCGCGATTTCACGATCAACGGCATGTTTTATGATCCGATCGCGCGATGCGTCATCGACCACGTCGACGGGCAGAACGACCTGAAGCGTCGCGTGATTCGTGCGATTGGATCACCGGATCGCCGGTTTGCCGAGGACCATCTTCGTTTGCTCCGCGCGATACGATTCGCGGCCCGGCTTGATTTTGAGATCGAGCGTGGGACGTGGGCAGCGATGCGCGAACATGCTCCGGCGATCGCGCGAATCAGCCCCGAACGCATCTGGACCGAGCTGATCGCCATGTTCGAGCATCCCCGCCGGGCGAAGGCGTTCTCGTTGCTTCATCGCAGCGGGGTCTTGTTTCATCTGTGGCCGCAAGCGCAGGCCCTGCGCGGTCACGAAAACCTGATCGAAGATTGGCTGGGCGAATTGCCGGTACGAAGCAGCGCCGATCTCTGTCTCGCAGTCGTACTCCACGCCATGTCGCGCGCGAAGGTCGGCGAGTCTTGCGATGCGCTTCGATGCAGCAATCAAACGCGGCGAACGGTCACGTGGGTGCACGAAAAGCAGAATGCGCTGAATGAACCTGGCCGGCTGACGCTGGCGGACTTGAAGCTGCTCATGGCGCACGAAGCATTCGGCGATCTTGTTTCGATGTTCGCAGCACGGCTCCGAGCCACGGAGCAATCGTTGGCACCGTACCGGCGAATTCGGGCTCGCATCCGCGCCATTCCCCAGCAGGATGTCGCGCCCAGACCTCTGCTGACCGGCGACGACCTGGCGCGGCTGAACGTGCCGCGCGGCCCCATTTACAAGAAAGTGCTTGATCAAGTGTACTATGCTCAACTCAACGGCGAGCTGTCCACCCGGGAATCCGCACACCGCTATGCGCTCGAACTGCTTGGCAAGGAAACGTAA
- a CDS encoding histidine--tRNA ligase yields MAIQSVKGTRDLYPELLAPIRRIFDVWRSVSIRHGFLEYEGPTLEMLELYREKSGDELVGQLFRLTDAGGRELALRPEMTPTLARMVAARINALPKPIKWFSIPTLFRGENVQRGRLREFYQWNIDVIGAAEPAADAECILVGIEALRELGLTASDFCVHISNRRLVSAMLEAVKIPKEVHGRAFALMDKASSMPEADFAKVWDAAFSEQLAADRLRAVMSVPDPVLLKSELGPAVGGGELEDAILQTATVLSNLNDFGVGEYCRFDMHIVRGLAYYTGPVFEFYDRSQNERAICGGGRYDDLLGKLGKSCEPAVGFGMGDVVLSLLLEERGLSKPQRAEQVVFVADADPACRAHVYHIVAAIRRCGIPADFVYTHQPLHKQMKTADKRGATTAIILGDESGDGGATVQIKDMKKGTQRSVSMEALLQDPRRALEGAP; encoded by the coding sequence ATGGCCATTCAATCCGTCAAGGGCACGCGCGATCTTTATCCCGAACTGCTCGCGCCGATTCGCCGCATCTTTGATGTCTGGCGAAGCGTTTCGATCCGGCACGGCTTCCTCGAGTATGAGGGGCCGACGCTGGAGATGCTCGAGCTTTATCGGGAAAAGAGCGGCGACGAACTGGTCGGGCAGCTCTTTCGACTGACCGATGCCGGCGGGCGCGAGTTGGCGCTGCGACCCGAAATGACGCCGACGCTGGCGCGAATGGTCGCCGCGCGGATCAACGCACTGCCCAAGCCGATCAAGTGGTTCAGTATTCCCACGCTCTTTCGCGGCGAGAATGTGCAGCGCGGGCGGCTGCGAGAATTCTACCAGTGGAACATCGACGTGATCGGCGCGGCGGAACCAGCGGCCGATGCCGAATGCATCCTCGTTGGCATCGAAGCGCTGCGCGAACTGGGCCTGACCGCCAGTGATTTCTGCGTCCACATCAGCAATCGGCGATTAGTCTCCGCGATGCTGGAAGCCGTGAAGATTCCGAAGGAGGTCCACGGCCGCGCTTTCGCCCTGATGGACAAGGCGTCCTCCATGCCGGAGGCGGATTTCGCAAAAGTTTGGGACGCGGCCTTTTCGGAGCAATTGGCGGCGGACCGACTGCGCGCGGTGATGAGCGTGCCAGATCCGGTGCTGCTTAAGAGCGAACTCGGCCCGGCGGTGGGGGGAGGCGAGCTGGAAGACGCGATCCTGCAAACGGCCACGGTGCTATCCAACCTCAACGACTTCGGTGTCGGGGAGTATTGCCGGTTCGATATGCACATTGTTCGCGGGCTGGCGTATTACACCGGGCCGGTTTTTGAATTCTACGATCGTTCGCAGAACGAGCGGGCCATCTGCGGCGGGGGGCGCTACGATGATTTGCTCGGTAAGCTCGGCAAGTCGTGCGAGCCGGCGGTCGGCTTCGGCATGGGTGACGTCGTTCTGTCACTCCTGCTGGAGGAGCGCGGTTTGTCGAAGCCGCAACGCGCCGAGCAGGTTGTGTTTGTGGCCGATGCCGACCCCGCTTGCCGCGCGCACGTTTATCACATCGTGGCGGCGATCCGCCGGTGCGGCATTCCCGCGGATTTCGTTTACACGCACCAGCCCCTGCACAAACAAATGAAGACCGCCGACAAACGCGGCGCGACCACGGCGATCATCCTGGGCGATGAAAGCGGCGATGGGGGGGCGACGGTGCAGATCAAGGATATGAAGAAGGGGACGCAGCGCTCCGTCTCGATGGAAGCCCTCTTGCAGGACCCGCGCCGCGCACTGGAGGGCGCCCCGTGA
- a CDS encoding YkgJ family cysteine cluster protein — translation MKRNPPSKPWYDQGLKFTCTQCGNCCTGAPGYVYVTPEEIKRISAFLGRADDTLSPQHLRRVGRRYSLTEDKKSGDCCFLKTENGKRICSIYPVRPLQCRTWPFWDINLESPEAWDEAAQGCPGMNRGRQYSLVQIQVRVNAVRWEDAER, via the coding sequence ATGAAGCGGAACCCCCCATCCAAACCGTGGTACGATCAGGGCTTGAAGTTCACCTGCACCCAGTGCGGTAACTGCTGCACCGGCGCGCCGGGTTATGTTTACGTTACGCCCGAGGAGATCAAGCGGATCTCCGCGTTTCTGGGACGTGCGGACGATACGTTATCGCCGCAGCATCTTCGAAGGGTTGGTCGTCGCTACTCCCTCACGGAAGACAAGAAGTCCGGCGATTGCTGTTTCCTGAAAACGGAGAACGGCAAGCGGATCTGTTCGATTTATCCCGTACGCCCGCTGCAATGCCGCACGTGGCCCTTTTGGGACATCAATCTTGAATCACCCGAAGCCTGGGATGAGGCAGCTCAAGGATGCCCTGGCATGAACCGGGGACGGCAGTATTCGCTCGTGCAGATTCAGGTGCGCGTCAACGCCGTGCGCTGGGAGGATGCGGAACGATGA